Within the Medicago truncatula cultivar Jemalong A17 chromosome 4, MtrunA17r5.0-ANR, whole genome shotgun sequence genome, the region TTGATGAAGATTTTGAtgttgaggttgttgttgttgtttgtagaAAACATTGCTGTTAgtggaattgttgttgttgttgaaattgagggataaaggggaaaaaatataatgtagaaggactatgataaaatcaatgttcCTCTTGAATCTAATGATTGAGATTTACTTTCCCATGATGGAAAAGAAGTttgctttcccaaattaaatggcatcTGGAACATAACTTCTAATATGTATCAGTACAATTTAAGGAAAACCCGTAGATTGATAATATGAGGGTCAAATTGATACTTTACATTTTCTTTGATGCCAAATGAATGTATCGTGACTTTATAAATGTACGAATGGTGATTTGAGAcccaaatttcttttaaaaaaattactttggAAGTATTGAAAACTTAAGTACAAAAGTTATTATCTGACATATGTATGACCACTATAACTAGTACATAAAACCCTTTTTAAATCGGTTAAAAAGGGCTTTTTAACTCGGACGCATATCCGACCTAATATTAAGAAGTTTTAGCATGTTAAAGTTGGATTTTGGTACCGACTTAAAGAATATGGCTAAGGTGGTTATCTGGGAGCCGACTTAGGAAGTATAGGTAGGCCTAGAAAAGCCGAACAACAGATTAACCAAACGGAAGATAGCTTCTGATGCTATCGGAACGTAACTTCCAACAAATATAAAAGGtgcatttttgaaattttaggaGGACTAAACAgcaaaattcattgaataaacTGTATGGACCTAGTTAGTTAGCCCAGCCCAGCCCATATAAACCAGACACCAATGATTGGGAAATGTGGcagtataaataaaaaataatcaaaaaaattaacaaatatatctGGAACATTCCACAAAAGTCGAGATTCTACTACACCTCTTATAACATGTCAAATTTCCAGAACCAGAAAGATTTTAACATATTAGATTCTTCAATCATCAACTTCAGTGAAgtgaacataaaaatatatcacAAAAACGACAATTTAAACCGCAAAActtaagagaaagagagaagaaatgggtGTAGACTACTACAAAATCTTGCAGGTTGATAAGAATGCCAACGACGATGAACTCAAGAAAGCTTATAGGAAACTTGCCATGAAATGGCACCCTGATAAAAATCCAACCAACAAAAAAGATGCTGAAGCTAAGTTCAAGCAAATTTCTGAAGCTTAtgaggtatttttttttctttatgggtattatcaaaattttagctttttcaaaaattatgagTGAAACAATGAAactcaatataaaaaattacctGGGTCATGCTTAGTTATGTGTTTTCTCTTAAGCGTGAAatgatttggttttgttttcaaaaatggTTTACTTAATATAGGTATTTGTCAAACAGTGAAATAGTAAAAGAAAATACATTGAAATTCAACAAACTTTTgtatgttgttggttatgtatTTGTCATAAGGGTATTGCcaatttttttgctttgtttcAAATTAGGAGTGCAATAGTGAAACTGAAAATATAGTTTTATGTTAGTTATGGATTATTTTCATAAGAGAAAATATTAAGAAAGATTTAGAGATTAGAGATTAATGAATTGgactaaaatatggtttatgatagaattttatgacgtaatttgatccatgtagccgaccgaCCATACTTTGTAGATGTATGGAATTTTTCATAAGGGTATTGcaaatttttagttttctttgaaatcatgagctaaataatgaaaatccaataatttaattatttatttgggTTATGCTTACTATGATGTGAATTGTGGTTATTGTAGGTACTTGCTGATCCTGAAAAGAAAGCAATCTATGATCAATATGGGGAAGAAGGTTTAAAGGGTCAAGTTCCTCCTCCTGATGCTGGTAGTGGAGGTGGAACTAGTTTCTATTCCACAGGAGATATGCCTGGGTCGTTTCGGTTCAATCCGAGGAATGCAGATGACATTTTTGCAGAGTTTTTTGGATTCTCAAGTCCATTTGGTGGCATGGGTGGaagaggtggtggtggtggtatgAGATCAAGGTTCTCTGGGGGGATGTTTGGTGATGATATGTTTGGATCTTTTGGAGAAGGAGGAGGAATCCATATGAGTCAAGCTGCACCTCGGAAAGCTCCTGCAATTGAGAACAAGTTGAGCTGCACTCTTGAGGAGATATATAGAGGAACtacaaagaagatgaagatctctAGAGAAATTGCAGATGTTAGTGGGTGAGTACTAGTAATTGCTTTTACTCTGcaatttcttttacatttttttagtcGGTTTTGTGCTTGGTGAAATGGTTGAAGTTTAATTTGGTCCCTAAAGCATAAAAAATCCTTCATTTTAGttcttaaaatatttgaaaatcaaaCATGTTAGTACTTGGCATTTTAATAGCCGAGACTAAAATGACgaatttcatatattttgagGACTAATTGTTTTTATGCATTATAGGGTTAAATTGGAGAGTGTGATGATTTATGTACTATATTGATGGTTTATTCTGTAATGGATCGACCGAAGAAGAAACCGTATGAGCCTAAAACATGACATTGTCAAGTAGGTTATATTTCACCACCCAATGTCTGCTACTCATTTGGTTTTATGTTGATGTCTGTTTTGGCTGATGAGTGGTTTCCTCTACTTACCTGTACATCTTTTTCATTATCTGTGCATTTTTTTAGCCAATCAGTTTGTCAGGGGAGGGAGAATTTGTTAGCAAAAAGGATCAAAACCTGCAACGTCTGTGCCCTTAGTTAGAATAAGATGTTTTTGTTTATGCAATGGCTAATGCATAGTGTTTCTTTTGTTCTGTTGTGTCATTTGAATGAAAGAATTTATATAGAAAACTTTCATGTTCAATATTAACCATGTATGTATTAATCTTCCTTGTGTGTGCAGCAAAACCATGCCAGTGGAAGAGATATTGACCATAACCGTGAAGCCTGGTTGGAAGAAGGGGACAAAGATCACCTTCCCGGAGAAGGGTAACGAACAGCCAAATGTAACCGCTGCAGATCTTATTTTTGTCATCGACGAAAGGCCACACAGCGTCTTCAGTCGTGAAGGGAACGATTTGATTGTGACTCAAAAGATATCTCTTGCGGAGGCCTTAACTGGTTACACAGTGCACCTCACTACATTGGATGGTAGAAACTTAAGCATACCAATCAACAATGTTATCCATCCCAACTATGAGGAGGTTGTTCCAAAAGAAGGAATGCCACTCCCCAAGGATCCAACAAAGAAAGGAAACTTGAGGATTAAGTTTAACATTAAGTTCCCTACTCGGCTCACCGATGAACAGAAAGCAGGAGTTAGGAAACTCCTGGCTTCCTCGGCCTGAGATTGAACATATATTGGTTGACAATAGTCTACAGTGCGTCGAAGATATCGCAGGGAGCCACTTACATGAAAATATTTTACCATGTTTCTATGTATTGGACTTgctgaaaaatttaaaaagtttgatTTAATAAATTGATTAGTTTTCCTTTAACATTTAGAAGAGCTTATATCATTTATGGCTTTGTTTGTTTAAATATGCAATTTGaacggatttttttttttccttctgtttattatatgaaaacatagcaagACCCAACATCCACATGCTAGTAATGATAACATCTGcaaaaccataaaataaaatctgatttcaaaaatttcattcaTGGAATCATGGTACTTAAAACTACACATAAAGccattaaaaagaaatttgaactaCACATAAAGCCTTACGATGTTGGAAATTATTTGAGTTGGTCTCTTAAaagttaaataatatgaatGAGACATCCATACTTGAAGATTAATCAAAAGCCTTTG harbors:
- the LOC11440290 gene encoding dnaJ homolog subfamily B member 13 translates to MGVDYYKILQVDKNANDDELKKAYRKLAMKWHPDKNPTNKKDAEAKFKQISEAYEVLADPEKKAIYDQYGEEGLKGQVPPPDAGSGGGTSFYSTGDMPGSFRFNPRNADDIFAEFFGFSSPFGGMGGRGGGGGMRSRFSGGMFGDDMFGSFGEGGGIHMSQAAPRKAPAIENKLSCTLEEIYRGTTKKMKISREIADVSGKTMPVEEILTITVKPGWKKGTKITFPEKGNEQPNVTAADLIFVIDERPHSVFSREGNDLIVTQKISLAEALTGYTVHLTTLDGRNLSIPINNVIHPNYEEVVPKEGMPLPKDPTKKGNLRIKFNIKFPTRLTDEQKAGVRKLLASSA